In the Adlercreutzia equolifaciens DSM 19450 genome, one interval contains:
- a CDS encoding 4Fe-4S dicluster domain-containing protein, with translation MARNCIVVNLDRCTGCFGCEVACKMENGVALGERWSKVFTVGPVGEYPDMTRYALPTMCQQCENAPCVSVCPTGASYRDGNNVVLVDKEKCIGCKYCMMACPYGVRSWNAAEKCAEKCTLCGHLTSQDKLPACVKSCAAGARFYGDLDDPDSDASKELAKYSEGDIHTLQDVGNHPATRYIMTSMIGQWQDRIAPADHPHTAAYPVAE, from the coding sequence ATGGCGCGTAATTGCATTGTTGTGAACCTGGACCGCTGCACCGGATGCTTCGGGTGCGAGGTGGCATGCAAGATGGAGAATGGCGTCGCCTTGGGCGAGCGCTGGTCGAAGGTGTTCACCGTGGGCCCGGTGGGGGAGTATCCCGACATGACCCGCTACGCGCTGCCGACCATGTGCCAGCAGTGCGAGAACGCCCCGTGCGTGTCGGTGTGCCCCACGGGCGCCAGCTACCGCGACGGGAACAACGTCGTGTTGGTGGACAAGGAGAAGTGCATCGGCTGCAAGTACTGCATGATGGCCTGCCCCTACGGCGTGCGCTCGTGGAACGCGGCTGAGAAGTGCGCCGAGAAGTGCACGCTGTGCGGGCATCTCACCTCCCAGGACAAGCTGCCTGCCTGCGTGAAGAGCTGCGCGGCCGGCGCCCGCTTCTATGGCGATTTGGACGACCCTGACTCCGACGCCTCCAAGGAGCTGGCCAAGTATTCCGAAGGCGACATCCACACCCTGCAGGACGTGGGCAACCACCCTGCGACCCGTTACATCATGACGAGCATGATCGGCCAATGGCAGGATCGCATCGCGCCGGCCGATCATCCGCATACGGCTGCCTACCCGGTGGCCGAGTAA
- a CDS encoding 4Fe-4S dicluster domain-containing protein, whose protein sequence is MTAMTRRSFVGLAAVCAVGAGVGGAGVAFAGEGELLRPPGGQDERALAAACLKCDRCRSACPTGAVAVASVGDGFLRARTPVLDFHKGYCDFCGKCIEVCPTGALRSFDETAEKLGVAVVQKDRCLSYFQGCTVCEDSCAFDALAFVDGHPVVDGDACNGCGQCEFECTALVYGTFAGGTRRGIVVVPPEAAGQLGRTVVEDGSEMGV, encoded by the coding sequence ATGACCGCCATGACGCGCCGCAGCTTCGTCGGCCTGGCAGCGGTCTGCGCCGTGGGCGCGGGCGTGGGCGGGGCCGGCGTGGCCTTTGCGGGGGAGGGCGAGCTGTTGCGTCCGCCGGGCGGCCAGGACGAGCGCGCCCTTGCGGCCGCCTGCCTCAAGTGCGATCGCTGCCGCAGCGCTTGCCCCACGGGAGCAGTGGCCGTGGCCTCGGTGGGCGACGGCTTTCTGCGGGCGCGCACGCCGGTGCTCGACTTCCACAAGGGCTACTGCGATTTTTGCGGCAAGTGCATCGAGGTGTGCCCCACCGGCGCGCTGAGATCCTTCGACGAGACGGCCGAGAAGCTGGGCGTGGCGGTGGTGCAGAAGGACCGCTGCCTGTCCTATTTCCAGGGCTGCACGGTCTGCGAGGACTCCTGCGCCTTCGACGCGCTGGCCTTCGTCGACGGCCATCCGGTGGTGGACGGCGACGCGTGCAACGGCTGCGGCCAGTGCGAGTTCGAGTGCACGGCGCTCGTGTACGGGACCTTTGCCGGCGGTACGCGGCGGGGCATCGTGGTGGTGCCTCCCGAGGCAGCCGGCCAGCTCGGGCGCACGGTGGTGGAAGACGGCAGCGAGATGGGGGTGTAG
- a CDS encoding TorD/DmsD family molecular chaperone, whose amino-acid sequence MDQTNRIALDEAAIQEMREANETRAAFCRFLASLYLYELTDEQIEAFAHIEIAGDGTAIDEGLRAIKEYLRHRHGGTRQELAVDYARVFLGAGSYDRILAPPYESVFTSEERILMQDARDGAVTYYRRGGLDLPADNTTPEDHLGFELQFAAVLADRANEALDGDDAVSLADAVSLARSFFVHHQQNWLPALCEAVDEFAETDFYRGVAQMTRGYVESEAAFFDEVAAALSLGAAVDEIRPAWDGACEGTPSAAEGAVAS is encoded by the coding sequence ATGGACCAGACCAACCGCATCGCCCTCGACGAGGCTGCCATCCAGGAAATGCGCGAGGCCAATGAGACGCGCGCCGCCTTCTGCCGATTCCTTGCCAGCTTGTACCTGTACGAGCTCACCGACGAGCAGATCGAGGCATTCGCCCATATCGAGATTGCCGGCGATGGCACGGCCATCGACGAGGGGCTGCGCGCCATCAAGGAGTATCTTCGCCATCGCCACGGCGGCACCCGCCAGGAGCTGGCCGTCGACTACGCGCGCGTGTTCCTCGGCGCCGGCAGCTACGACCGCATTCTGGCGCCGCCCTACGAGTCGGTGTTCACGAGCGAGGAGCGCATCCTCATGCAGGATGCCCGCGACGGCGCGGTGACCTACTACCGGCGGGGCGGCCTCGATCTGCCTGCCGACAACACGACCCCCGAAGACCATCTCGGCTTCGAGCTGCAGTTCGCCGCAGTCCTCGCGGACCGCGCGAACGAGGCCCTTGACGGGGATGACGCGGTGTCGCTGGCGGACGCGGTGTCGCTGGCCCGCAGCTTCTTCGTGCACCATCAGCAGAACTGGCTGCCGGCTCTGTGCGAGGCCGTGGACGAGTTCGCCGAGACCGATTTCTACCGCGGCGTCGCCCAGATGACGCGCGGGTACGTGGAGTCGGAGGCGGCCTTCTTCGACGAGGTCGCCGCGGCGCTCTCCCTCGGTGCCGCAGTGGATGAGATTCGCCCGGCCTGGGATGGCGCCTGCGAGGGCACTCCATCCGCCGCGGAAGGCGCGGTGGCGTCATGA
- a CDS encoding HipA domain-containing protein, with amino-acid sequence MELIDFSIYPASDVQYGGSERKEAILVPNGGGRPCEYMLKFRKRTPFGMRNNHLSEYLGSRIFEVLGYPTQKVFLGLRHGEEVVACKSFVADGKQFVPFNDVGESTLDEDKESYQYDYEDIMRMLRDNSKLTDVAETISMFWEMFIVDALLGNFDRHGMNWGFIKRDNAYALAPVFDNGSCLFPNMTDEDEMASIVTSPEETAKRVYGFPLSQIKLRGRKSSYYEVINSLAFPECNRALEEVMGRIQLERIEALVGEMPISECHRAFYRHMIQARYHGILESSWASLGRRFL; translated from the coding sequence ATGGAGCTCATCGACTTCTCGATATATCCTGCGAGCGACGTGCAATACGGCGGCTCGGAGCGCAAGGAAGCGATTCTGGTGCCGAACGGCGGTGGTCGCCCCTGCGAATATATGCTGAAGTTCCGCAAGCGCACCCCCTTCGGCATGCGGAACAACCATCTTTCGGAATATCTGGGCTCGCGCATCTTCGAGGTCTTGGGGTATCCAACCCAGAAGGTGTTTCTCGGATTGCGCCACGGTGAGGAAGTAGTTGCCTGCAAGAGCTTCGTGGCCGATGGGAAGCAGTTCGTCCCCTTCAACGATGTGGGGGAGAGCACCCTGGACGAGGACAAGGAATCCTACCAGTACGACTACGAGGACATCATGCGCATGCTGCGCGACAACTCAAAGCTCACCGACGTTGCCGAAACGATCTCGATGTTCTGGGAGATGTTCATCGTGGACGCCCTGCTGGGCAATTTCGATCGCCACGGCATGAACTGGGGCTTCATCAAGCGGGACAATGCGTATGCGCTGGCGCCCGTTTTCGACAACGGATCCTGCCTCTTCCCCAATATGACCGACGAGGACGAGATGGCTTCCATTGTGACATCTCCCGAGGAGACGGCCAAGCGCGTGTACGGATTCCCTCTGTCGCAGATTAAGCTGCGGGGAAGGAAGAGCTCCTATTACGAGGTGATAAACAGCCTCGCTTTCCCCGAGTGCAACCGCGCCCTCGAGGAGGTCATGGGCCGTATTCAGCTGGAACGTATCGAGGCGCTTGTGGGCGAAATGCCAATCAGCGAGTGTCATCGTGCGTTCTATCGTCACATGATTCAAGCTCGCTACCATGGCATCCTGGAATCGTCCTGGGCTTCGCTCGGAAGGAGGTTTCTGTGA
- a CDS encoding DmsC/YnfH family molybdoenzyme membrane anchor subunit, translating into MEIQWSLVLFTALSGAGAWLVACAGLDAFKGLAKKTVVPAVVTGIVLIIVGGIASATHLSHVDRIMAVLAHPAPGIFLEAVLLGIDVVVAVAFLVLYRRGASEGVLKGLGVVAVAMAAVFSYACGSSYMMSSQLAWNTVALPLGYLGTALAAGTALWYLLCAARREEGAALSFAATETLVGAAAALVTSLAYGLLAGIVGGDSAILFWVGVVVCGGVVPAACGVAGMKKTEGALSLAIVAVVGAFIGAVAYRVLMWTASIALMSLFGVSI; encoded by the coding sequence ATGGAAATTCAATGGTCCCTCGTTCTGTTCACCGCCCTGTCGGGGGCGGGGGCGTGGCTTGTCGCCTGCGCCGGCCTCGACGCCTTTAAGGGCCTGGCCAAGAAAACGGTTGTGCCGGCGGTCGTCACGGGCATCGTCCTCATCATCGTGGGCGGCATCGCCTCGGCGACCCATCTGTCCCACGTCGATCGCATCATGGCCGTGCTGGCGCACCCGGCTCCGGGCATTTTCCTGGAGGCCGTGCTCCTCGGCATCGACGTCGTGGTTGCCGTCGCGTTCCTCGTGCTGTATCGGCGCGGCGCCTCCGAAGGGGTGCTCAAGGGCCTCGGTGTCGTCGCCGTGGCCATGGCCGCCGTCTTCAGTTATGCGTGCGGTTCCTCCTACATGATGTCCTCGCAGCTGGCCTGGAACACTGTTGCGCTGCCCTTGGGCTACCTGGGCACGGCGCTCGCTGCGGGCACGGCCCTGTGGTACCTCCTGTGCGCCGCCCGTAGGGAAGAGGGCGCTGCCCTGTCCTTCGCGGCCACCGAGACGCTCGTCGGCGCGGCCGCGGCGTTGGTGACCTCCCTGGCCTACGGCCTTCTGGCCGGCATCGTGGGCGGGGACTCCGCGATCTTGTTCTGGGTCGGCGTCGTTGTCTGCGGCGGCGTTGTGCCCGCGGCCTGCGGCGTGGCCGGCATGAAGAAGACCGAGGGCGCGCTGTCTTTGGCCATCGTGGCCGTCGTCGGCGCGTTCATCGGGGCGGTCGCCTACCGCGTGCTCATGTGGACCGCGTCCATCGCGCTGATGTCGCTGTTCGGTGTGAGCATCTAG
- the htpG gene encoding molecular chaperone HtpG, producing MRKFKTESKKLLDLMINSIYTNREIFLRELISNASDAVDKLYFRSLTDPSVAVGRDDLAITVGYNSDERTVTVSDNGIGMTKDELDKNLGTIAHSDSFEFKAAQAEAAAESEPGEAKGLDDLTDVDIIGQFGVGFYSAFMVGKKVRVVSRAIGSGEAWAWESDGIDGYDIKPAERAEHGTDVIVYLKDDTADESFGTFASEHGLTQLIKRYSNYVRYPIKMEVTKSRKVEAPEPAEGDQPAAPQWESYTEVETINSMIPIWKRKKSEVSQEEYDEFYKTDFHDFENPARTISVHAEGSLNYDALMFVPSRAPWDMYSKDYKRGLALYSSNVLIMDKCEELLPDYFGFVRGVVDSSDLTLNISRETLQHNGQLRAIARRLEKKIKADLANMRDDDREAYEEFFKQFGRTLKFGIYQSYGMAKDTLADLLLFYSAKQQKMITLDEYLADAPAGADSIFFAAGDSLERLAAMPLVTTVLAKGYDVLLCDQDVDEFCMMAMGTYGEHAVDGDEENKQPYFIKNVGSEDLGLTTDEEKKEAEEATESNAELFGIMQEALDGKVERVVVSTRLTDAPAVVTSEGGMSLAMVQVLKSQPGTDELPEMHLVLEVNAKHPVFATLQAAHEAGDDEKVRTYAGLLFDQALLVEGILPDNPLAFAQAVAELMK from the coding sequence ATGCGCAAGTTCAAGACAGAGAGCAAAAAGCTGCTCGACCTCATGATCAACTCCATTTACACCAATCGCGAGATCTTCCTGCGCGAGCTTATCTCCAACGCGTCGGACGCGGTGGACAAGCTGTACTTTCGCAGCCTCACCGACCCGTCTGTGGCCGTGGGCCGCGACGACTTGGCCATCACGGTGGGCTACAACAGCGACGAGCGCACGGTCACAGTGTCCGACAACGGCATCGGCATGACCAAGGACGAGCTGGACAAGAACCTCGGCACCATCGCCCATTCCGACTCTTTCGAATTCAAGGCCGCCCAGGCCGAGGCTGCTGCCGAAAGCGAGCCCGGCGAGGCGAAGGGACTCGACGACCTCACCGATGTGGACATCATCGGCCAGTTCGGCGTCGGCTTCTACTCCGCCTTCATGGTGGGCAAGAAGGTGCGCGTCGTCTCCCGCGCCATCGGAAGCGGCGAGGCCTGGGCCTGGGAGTCCGACGGCATCGACGGCTACGACATCAAGCCGGCCGAGCGCGCCGAGCATGGCACCGACGTCATCGTGTACCTGAAGGACGACACCGCCGACGAGTCCTTCGGCACCTTCGCCAGCGAGCACGGGCTCACGCAGCTCATCAAGCGCTACAGCAACTACGTGCGCTATCCTATCAAGATGGAAGTGACAAAGAGCCGCAAGGTGGAGGCCCCCGAGCCGGCCGAGGGCGACCAGCCGGCCGCGCCGCAGTGGGAGAGCTACACCGAGGTGGAGACCATCAACTCCATGATCCCAATTTGGAAGCGCAAGAAGTCCGAGGTCTCCCAGGAGGAGTACGACGAGTTCTACAAGACCGACTTCCACGACTTCGAAAACCCGGCCCGCACCATCTCCGTGCATGCTGAGGGGTCGCTGAACTACGATGCGCTTATGTTCGTGCCGAGCCGCGCGCCGTGGGACATGTACTCGAAGGACTACAAGCGCGGGCTCGCCCTGTACTCCTCCAACGTGCTCATCATGGACAAGTGCGAGGAGCTTCTGCCCGACTACTTCGGCTTCGTGCGCGGCGTGGTTGATTCCTCCGACCTCACGCTGAACATCTCCCGCGAGACGCTGCAGCACAACGGCCAACTGCGCGCCATTGCCCGGCGTCTCGAGAAGAAGATCAAGGCCGACCTGGCGAATATGCGCGACGACGATCGTGAGGCCTACGAGGAGTTCTTCAAGCAGTTCGGCCGTACGCTGAAGTTCGGTATCTACCAGAGCTACGGCATGGCGAAGGACACGCTTGCCGACCTGCTTCTGTTCTACTCCGCTAAGCAGCAGAAGATGATCACCCTGGACGAGTATCTGGCCGATGCGCCGGCCGGAGCCGACTCCATCTTCTTCGCGGCAGGCGACTCGCTGGAGCGCCTGGCCGCCATGCCGCTCGTGACCACGGTTTTGGCCAAGGGCTACGACGTGCTGCTGTGCGACCAGGACGTGGACGAGTTCTGCATGATGGCCATGGGCACCTACGGCGAGCACGCGGTGGACGGCGACGAGGAGAACAAGCAGCCCTACTTCATCAAGAACGTGGGCTCCGAGGACCTGGGCCTTACCACCGATGAGGAGAAGAAGGAGGCCGAGGAGGCCACCGAGTCCAATGCCGAGCTGTTCGGCATTATGCAGGAGGCGCTTGACGGCAAGGTGGAGCGCGTCGTCGTTTCCACCCGCCTCACCGATGCGCCGGCCGTGGTCACGAGCGAGGGCGGCATGTCGCTGGCCATGGTGCAGGTGCTGAAGAGCCAGCCGGGCACTGACGAGTTGCCCGAGATGCACCTGGTGCTGGAAGTGAACGCCAAGCACCCGGTGTTCGCCACGCTGCAAGCGGCTCATGAGGCCGGCGACGACGAAAAGGTGCGCACCTATGCGGGCCTTCTGTTCGATCAGGCACTCCTCGTGGAGGGCATTCTGCCCGACAACCCGCTCGCCTTCGCCCAGGCTGTCGCTGAGCTGATGAAGTAG
- a CDS encoding type II toxin-antitoxin system VapC family toxin, which produces MNLLLDTNVLIDYLGRKEPFFLSAQKVVIAGFFGDARLWVPSQSVVDAFYVLSRYVDSARLQAAILKALTVIEPVDLTGASLERAARLGWDDLEDCLIALAAERVGADYLITRDAKGFARSTVPAVSPDAWLNVMREEHSLDYGEVQL; this is translated from the coding sequence ATGAATCTCTTGCTTGATACCAATGTGCTCATCGACTACCTGGGCCGCAAGGAGCCGTTTTTCCTCTCAGCTCAGAAAGTAGTCATCGCCGGGTTCTTTGGTGATGCTCGGCTGTGGGTTCCTTCCCAGTCTGTCGTCGATGCCTTCTACGTCCTGAGCCGCTATGTTGATTCGGCGCGGCTGCAGGCGGCGATTCTGAAAGCTCTCACGGTGATTGAGCCGGTAGATCTTACGGGCGCCTCCCTTGAGAGAGCGGCGCGTCTCGGCTGGGACGACCTCGAGGATTGCCTGATTGCCCTTGCCGCCGAGAGGGTGGGGGCCGACTATCTCATCACTCGCGACGCCAAGGGATTCGCGCGATCAACGGTTCCGGCGGTGTCCCCGGATGCGTGGCTTAACGTCATGCGCGAAGAGCACAGCCTCGACTACGGTGAGGTTCAGCTTTAG
- a CDS encoding AAA family ATPase has product MAEAAGVFEDGVFRKGDVRLSDRAGNKILPIGNDRFASVAETSVFIDKTMLIADVLDKGPAVTLFCRPRRFGKSLNLSMLQRFFEIPVGVDEGKSYADLFEGLAIWDARDGHYRAHQGAYPVVRFTLNNLKSVSYPDFISWFSDAVAEECNRHDYLLESDRLSEFDKDAFGQLASGRAEIGQLGRSLLRLTILLQQHYGQSVVVLIDEYDAPVMAAHESGCYDEVVSFLKRWLTGALKSNDALAFAVLTGVQRISKESIFSDLNNLQVDTPLNVASDERFGFTQAEVEALAEYVGSASSVSQAREWYDGYRFGDVDVYNPWSVLNYFGNGCAPDVYWGNTSSNSVLGGLVSGADDKMLKRLYALAEPDGAVRAPLDTRVVFSDLAVAPQAVWSMLYLAGYLTTDDTALPGDVDRLRPLRIPNREVAKLYASEITGRFAQVAGGRDALDDLHRALVSGDAVAFAEELESVLLNCASFHDLVSENSYHMLMMGLLFNVPGYSAPVSNREAGRGRFDVQLTPADPARNPLITFELKHAEQPTDLELAARQALAQIDERAYDAAAEAAGSIRYGIAFAGKSAAVACEVV; this is encoded by the coding sequence ATGGCTGAGGCGGCGGGCGTGTTCGAAGACGGCGTGTTCCGGAAAGGCGACGTGCGCCTGTCCGACCGGGCGGGCAACAAGATACTGCCCATCGGCAACGATCGCTTCGCCAGCGTGGCCGAGACCTCGGTGTTCATCGACAAGACGATGCTCATCGCCGACGTGCTCGACAAGGGTCCGGCGGTTACGCTGTTCTGCCGGCCGCGTCGGTTCGGCAAGTCGCTCAATCTCTCCATGCTGCAGCGCTTCTTCGAGATCCCCGTCGGGGTCGATGAGGGAAAGAGCTATGCCGATCTGTTCGAGGGGCTGGCCATATGGGACGCCCGCGATGGGCACTACCGGGCCCATCAGGGCGCTTATCCGGTTGTGCGGTTCACGCTCAACAACTTGAAGAGCGTGAGTTATCCTGATTTCATCAGCTGGTTCTCCGATGCGGTGGCTGAGGAGTGTAACCGACACGACTATCTCCTAGAGAGCGATCGACTGAGCGAGTTCGACAAGGACGCATTCGGCCAACTTGCCTCAGGTCGTGCCGAGATAGGTCAGCTGGGACGCTCGCTACTAAGGCTGACGATACTTTTGCAGCAACACTATGGGCAGTCGGTGGTCGTGCTCATCGACGAGTACGATGCGCCCGTAATGGCTGCCCATGAGAGCGGCTGCTACGATGAGGTGGTGTCGTTCCTCAAGCGCTGGCTTACGGGTGCCCTCAAGAGCAACGATGCGCTGGCCTTCGCCGTACTGACGGGCGTGCAGCGCATATCCAAGGAGTCGATCTTCTCCGACCTGAACAACTTGCAAGTCGATACGCCTCTGAACGTCGCCTCCGATGAGCGCTTCGGGTTCACACAAGCAGAAGTAGAGGCGCTTGCCGAGTATGTGGGAAGCGCGAGCAGTGTGTCTCAGGCGCGCGAGTGGTACGACGGTTACCGCTTCGGCGACGTCGACGTATATAATCCGTGGAGCGTTCTCAATTACTTCGGTAACGGTTGCGCGCCCGATGTCTATTGGGGCAACACGTCATCGAACTCGGTGCTGGGCGGTCTTGTTTCGGGCGCCGATGATAAGATGCTGAAGCGTCTCTACGCGCTTGCGGAGCCCGACGGCGCCGTGCGAGCGCCCCTGGATACCCGCGTCGTGTTCTCCGACTTGGCGGTGGCACCGCAGGCGGTATGGTCGATGCTGTACCTTGCCGGGTATCTCACGACTGACGATACGGCCCTGCCGGGCGATGTCGACCGCCTGCGTCCTCTGCGCATACCCAATCGCGAGGTCGCCAAGCTCTATGCCTCTGAGATCACCGGTCGCTTCGCCCAGGTTGCCGGCGGCCGCGACGCGCTCGACGACCTGCACAGAGCGCTCGTGTCGGGCGATGCCGTTGCTTTCGCCGAGGAATTGGAAAGCGTGCTTTTGAATTGCGCGAGCTTCCACGACCTTGTTTCCGAGAACAGCTATCACATGCTCATGATGGGCCTTCTGTTCAACGTGCCCGGCTATAGCGCCCCCGTCTCGAATCGCGAAGCGGGGCGCGGACGCTTCGACGTGCAGCTGACTCCGGCGGATCCCGCTCGCAACCCGCTGATCACTTTTGAGCTGAAGCATGCCGAGCAGCCGACCGATTTGGAACTGGCGGCACGCCAAGCGCTGGCGCAAATTGACGAGCGCGCCTACGACGCCGCCGCGGAAGCGGCCGGCTCGATCCGCTACGGCATCGCCTTCGCCGGCAAATCAGCGGCCGTAGCCTGTGAAGTCGTTTGA
- a CDS encoding helix-turn-helix transcriptional regulator, with translation MLKRFGDNQEAFASNSELAPTRLGMTIEEQWPALKLVGFGFYYAWIWVSYNSNVLVFPSAASDLPPDTISLTYLVSTLALGVALVLLSLVRPLTRRLVGSNLLLIAVAVVVGAATVGTYASSSLGADANLYLIVSAALTGAGTSVIVLRFGVVYSKAPAREAAMYTAASFVFAAMIYFMAVGLPDPVGMVFTALLPVLAVVSTLTNPEWSDEGEGGRPEGPVPLRRFFVRLLVAVAVFSVVVGVSRGFSVPHSSISSLNADGALIIFSTAVVAGVLFVVVGLLRRQFDVSRLYYPIIIAVAAGILVTPLLGGTGFGSQFITVAYNCFVLVIWCLLAYVAYSSRLSPILVFGLGRGASALGTTFGWLAGLEIVRSQGDGSLSLEVISVAMVFALLVVSMLVLNDRLIGDALRPEERIRGDAAEVPAQGAGSAGEAAFADRRGAEDRRSAADGEGAWDGGTGRSGASEMGEVGEMGGAGASLADGSPGGAAAGERRSGPYRMRCDAVAEHYGLSPRERDVFDLLVRGRSIDYIAQNLTISFNTAKSHIRHIYVKTDVHSRQELIDLIDRER, from the coding sequence ATGCTCAAGCGGTTCGGTGATAATCAGGAGGCGTTCGCGTCCAACAGCGAGTTGGCGCCGACCCGCCTCGGCATGACCATAGAGGAGCAGTGGCCCGCCCTTAAGCTGGTGGGCTTCGGCTTTTACTACGCGTGGATCTGGGTGTCGTACAACAGCAACGTGCTCGTGTTCCCCTCCGCCGCCTCCGACTTGCCCCCTGACACCATTTCCCTCACCTATCTGGTCTCGACGCTTGCCCTGGGCGTCGCCCTCGTCCTGCTCTCGCTCGTGCGCCCTCTCACGCGGCGGCTCGTGGGCAGCAACCTGCTCCTCATTGCGGTGGCGGTGGTGGTGGGCGCGGCCACGGTGGGCACCTACGCATCGTCTAGCCTGGGCGCCGATGCGAACCTCTACCTTATCGTGAGCGCCGCGCTGACCGGGGCGGGCACGTCGGTCATCGTGCTGAGGTTCGGCGTCGTCTACTCGAAGGCGCCGGCGCGCGAGGCCGCTATGTACACGGCGGCGTCCTTCGTGTTCGCCGCCATGATCTACTTCATGGCCGTGGGGCTGCCCGATCCGGTGGGCATGGTGTTCACGGCCCTTCTTCCCGTTCTGGCCGTGGTCTCTACGCTGACCAATCCCGAATGGTCGGATGAGGGCGAGGGCGGACGCCCCGAGGGTCCGGTTCCCCTGCGGAGGTTCTTCGTGAGGCTGCTCGTGGCCGTGGCGGTCTTCTCCGTCGTGGTGGGCGTCTCGCGCGGGTTTTCCGTGCCCCATTCCTCCATCAGCTCGCTGAACGCCGACGGCGCGCTCATCATCTTCAGCACTGCGGTAGTGGCCGGGGTGCTGTTCGTGGTGGTGGGGCTGCTGCGCCGCCAGTTCGATGTGAGCCGCCTGTACTATCCCATCATCATTGCCGTGGCGGCCGGCATTCTCGTGACACCCCTCCTGGGCGGAACGGGTTTCGGCAGCCAGTTCATTACGGTGGCCTACAACTGCTTCGTGCTGGTGATCTGGTGTCTGCTGGCCTATGTGGCCTACTCGTCGCGGCTTTCCCCGATACTCGTGTTCGGCTTGGGCCGCGGGGCCTCGGCTTTGGGGACGACCTTCGGGTGGCTGGCGGGCTTGGAAATCGTGCGCAGCCAGGGCGATGGCAGCTTGTCCTTGGAGGTTATCTCGGTGGCCATGGTCTTTGCGCTTTTGGTGGTCTCCATGTTGGTGCTGAATGATCGCCTGATCGGCGACGCGCTGCGTCCGGAGGAGCGAATCCGCGGCGATGCCGCGGAGGTACCGGCGCAAGGCGCAGGATCGGCAGGGGAGGCGGCGTTCGCCGACCGGCGAGGTGCCGAGGATCGCAGGAGCGCGGCTGACGGCGAGGGTGCCTGGGATGGCGGAACCGGCCGTAGCGGGGCCAGCGAGATGGGCGAAGTCGGCGAGATGGGCGGAGCTGGTGCCTCCCTTGCCGACGGCAGTCCGGGAGGTGCTGCGGCGGGGGAGCGGCGTTCCGGCCCTTATCGCATGCGCTGCGATGCGGTGGCCGAGCACTACGGGCTCTCGCCCCGGGAGCGCGACGTGTTCGATCTTCTCGTGCGCGGCCGCTCCATCGACTACATCGCCCAGAACCTCACTATCTCCTTCAACACGGCGAAGTCCCATATTCGCCACATTTACGTGAAGACCGACGTCCACTCCCGCCAGGAGCTCATCGACCTCATCGACCGCGAGCGCTAG
- a CDS encoding 4Fe-4S binding protein, with translation MKLKTKRTIAAVGLLGLVGVGLAVHTGTGTPSAWGIGDIAAICPLGAVEAAIASRTIVPPLLIGLVIVAVLVALAGRAFCAWGCPVPLLRRVFGIKERKADKPTPAERDGANDSRNWVLGATVLTTAAFGFPVFCLICPVGLSVATFIALWRLLQFSEATLSLVVFPVILVAEIVLLRKWCHRFCPLGALLGLMARLNRTFRPTVAAESCLHCSGASCSRCADVCPEGIDLHHPEASVSLAECTKCGECRDACPAHAISFPLLARTEKAGLPVASAAQEADEDAVGAEG, from the coding sequence ATGAAGTTGAAGACGAAGCGCACTATAGCCGCCGTCGGCCTTTTGGGCCTGGTCGGCGTGGGACTCGCCGTGCATACGGGCACGGGAACGCCGTCGGCCTGGGGCATTGGCGACATCGCCGCCATCTGCCCGTTGGGGGCCGTTGAGGCTGCCATCGCCTCGCGCACCATCGTGCCGCCGCTGCTGATCGGCCTGGTCATCGTTGCGGTTCTCGTGGCCCTGGCGGGTCGTGCCTTCTGCGCTTGGGGCTGTCCCGTGCCCTTGCTGCGCCGGGTCTTCGGCATCAAGGAGCGGAAGGCCGACAAGCCGACGCCGGCCGAGCGCGACGGGGCCAACGACTCGCGCAACTGGGTGCTCGGGGCCACGGTGCTCACCACGGCCGCCTTCGGGTTCCCGGTGTTCTGCCTCATCTGCCCCGTGGGCCTTTCCGTGGCCACCTTCATCGCCCTTTGGCGCCTGCTCCAGTTCAGCGAGGCGACGCTGTCGCTCGTGGTGTTCCCCGTCATCCTCGTGGCGGAGATCGTGCTCTTGCGAAAATGGTGCCACCGCTTCTGCCCCCTGGGCGCCCTGCTGGGCCTCATGGCGCGGTTGAACCGCACGTTCCGTCCGACGGTGGCCGCCGAGTCCTGCCTGCATTGCTCGGGCGCCAGCTGCTCGCGGTGCGCCGACGTGTGCCCCGAGGGGATTGACCTGCATCATCCCGAAGCGTCGGTTTCCCTGGCGGAGTGCACCAAGTGCGGCGAGTGCAGGGACGCCTGCCCGGCCCATGCCATCAGCTTCCCGCTCTTGGCACGCACGGAGAAGGCCGGGCTGCCCGTCGCCTCGGCGGCGCAAGAGGCCGATGAGGATGCCGTGGGCGCTGAGGGCTAG